Proteins encoded together in one Vigna angularis cultivar LongXiaoDou No.4 chromosome 5, ASM1680809v1, whole genome shotgun sequence window:
- the LOC108340414 gene encoding phenylacetaldehyde reductase: protein MNETRGKVVCVTGASGFIASWIVKFLLQRGYTVRATVRDKGNPKKVSHLANLEGAKERLHLFKADLLEEGSFDSVVEGCHAVFHTASPVRFVVNNPQAELIDPAVKGTLNVLKSCAKSPSVKRVVLTSSISAVAFTGKPKSPEVVVDETWFSDPDFCRESEFWYTLSKTLAEEAAWKFVNENNIDMIVINPTMVAGPLLQAEINESVEPILNLINGKPFLNRSFGWVNVKDVANAHILAYEIASASGRYCLSERVIHYSELARTLRDLYPTFQIPDKCEVDEPYMPTYQISTDKAKKDFGIEFTPLEVSVRETVESFREKKIINF, encoded by the exons ATGAACGAGACGAGAGGTAAGGTAGTGTGCGTGACCGGAGCTTCTGGTTTCATTGCTTCATGGATCGTCAAATTCCTTCTTCAACGTGGTTACACAGTCAGAGCCACAGTTCGCGACAAAG GTAATCCGAAAAAGGTGTCGCACTTGGCTAACCTTGAGGGAGCAAAAGAGAGGCTGCATCTGTTTAAAGCGGATTTGTTAGAAGAAGGTTCGTTCGATTCCGTTGTCGAAGGTTGCCACGCTGTTTTTCATACTGCTTCACCTGTACGTTTCGTGGTCAACAATCCACAG GCTGAATTGATTGATCCTGCAGTGAAGGGAACTcttaatgttctcaaatcatgtGCAAAATCGCCATCTGTGAAGCGTGTTGTCTTAACTTCTTCTATTTCTGCAGTTGCATTTACTGGAAAACCAAAAAGTCCTGAAGTAGTTGTTGATGAGACATGGTTTTCAGATCCAGATTTCTGTAGGGAATCAGAG TTCTGGTACACGCTTTCAAAGACCTTGGCCGAGGAAGCTGCCTGGAAATTTGTAAATGAAAACAACATTGACATGATTGTTATTAACCCAACAATGGTAGCAGGACCTCTCTTACAAGCAGAGATTAATGAAAGCGTTGAGCCAATTTTAAACCTAATAAACG GTAAACCATTTCTAAATAGATCTTTTGGGTGGGTCAACGTGAAAGATGTTGCCAACGCTCATATTCTGGCTTATGAGATCGCTTCGGCCAGTGGAAGATACTGTTTGTCCGAGAGAGTCATACACTACTCTGAGCTTGCTAGGACTTTACGTGATTTGTATCCTACATTTCAAATTCCAgataa GTGTGAGGTCGATGAGCCGTATATGCCAACATACCAGATTTCCACAGACAAGGCAAAGAAGGACTTTGGAATAGAGTTTACTCCTTTGGAAGTGAGTGTCAGGGAGACTGTGGAAAGCTTCAGAGAAAAGA